From the genome of Callithrix jacchus isolate 240 chromosome 7, calJac240_pri, whole genome shotgun sequence, one region includes:
- the PLEKHM2 gene encoding pleckstrin homology domain-containing family M member 2 isoform X2 codes for MEPREVKDRILENISLSVKKLQSYFAACEDETPAIRNHDKVLQRLCEHLDHALLYGLQDLSSGYWVLVVHFTRREAIRQIEVLQHVATNLGRSRAWLYLALNENSLESYLRLFQENLGLLHKYYVKNALVCSHDHLTLFLTLVSGLEFIRFELDLDAPYLDLAPYMPDYYKPQYLLDFEDRLPSSVHGSDSLSLNSFNSVTSTNLEWDDSAIAPSSEDGDLTDTVSGPRSTASDLTSSKASTRSPTQRQNPFNEEPAETVSSSDTTPVHTTSQEREEAQALDPPDACTELEVIRVTKKKKIGKKKKSRSDEEASPLHPACSQKKCAKQGDSDSHFGSPGLGRNSPDTMLASPQEEGEGPSSTAESSERSEPGLLIPEMKDTSMERLGQPLSKVIDQLNGQLDPSTWCSRVEPPDQSFRTGSPGDAPERPPLCDFSEGLSAPMDFYRFTVESPSTVTSGGSHHDPAGLGQPLHVPSSPEVAGQEEEGGGGEGQAPRPLEDTTGEAQELEAQLSLVREGPVSEPEPGTQEALCQLKREQPSPCLSSAEDSGVDEGQGSPSEMLHSSEFRVDNNHLLLLMIHVFRENEEQLFKMIRMSTGHMEGNLQLLYVLLTDCYVYLLRKGATEKPYLVEEAVSYNELDYVSVGLDQQTVKLVCTNRRKQFLLDTADAALAEFFLASLKSAMIKGCREPPYPSILTDATMEKLALAKFVAQESKCEASAVTVHFYGLVHWEDPTDESLGPTPCHCSPPEGTITKEGMLHYKAGTSYLGKEHWKTCFVVLSNGILYQYPDRTDVIPLLSVNMGGEQCGGCRRANTTDRPHAFQVILSDRPCLELSAESEAEMADWMQHLCQAVSKGVIPQGVAPSPCIPCCLVVTDDCLFTCHEDCQTSFFRSLGTAKLGDISTVSTEPGKEYCVLEFSQDNQQLLPPWVIYLSCTSELDRLLSALNSGWKTIYQVDLPHAAIQEASNKKKFEDALSLIHSAWQRSDSLCRGRASRDPWC; via the exons ttgcAGAGCTATTTTGCTGCATGTGAGGATGAGACCCCTGCCATCCGGAACCATGACAAGGTCCTGCAACGTCTGTGTGAGCACCTGGACCACGCCCTGCTGTATGG ACTGCAGGACCTCTCCTCTGGCTACTGGGTGCTTGTGGTGCATTTCACTCGAAGAGAGGCTATCAGGCAGATCGAGGTGCTGCAGCATGTGGCCACCAACCTGGGGCGCA GCCGTGCCTGGCTGTATCTGGCCCTCAACGAGAACTCCTTGGAGAGCTACCTGCGCTTGTTCCAGGAGAACCTGGGTCTGCTGCATAAGTACTACGTCAA GAATGCCCTGGTCTGCAGCCACGATCACCTGACCCTCTTCCTGACGTTGGTGTCTGGACTGGAGTTCATTCGTTTCGAGCTGGATCTG GATGCCCCTTACCTAGACCTGGCCCCCTACATGCCCGACTACTACAAACCTCAGTACCTGCTGGACTTTGAAGACCGCCTTCCCAGCTCGGTCCACGGCTCAGACAGTCTGTCCCTCAACTCCTTCAACTCCGTCACCTCCACCAACCTGGAGTGGGATGACAGTGCAATTGCCCCATCTAGCGAGG ATGGAGATCTCACAGACACCGTCAGCGGCCCCCGCTCCACAGCCTCCGACCTGACCAGCAGCAAGGCCTCCACCAGGAGCCCCACCCAGCGCCAGAACCCCTTCAACGAGGAGCCAGCAGAGACCGTGTCCTCCTCTGACACCACCCCCGTGCATACCACCtctcaggagagggaggaggcccAGGCCCTGGACCCACCGGATGCCTGCACAGAGCTCGAGGTCATTAG GGTcaccaagaagaagaaaattggCAAGAAGAAGAAGAGCAGATCAGATGAGGAGGCGAGTCCACTCCACCCTGCCTGCAGCCAGAAGAAATGTGCCAAGCAGGGGGACAGTGATAGCCACTTCGGCAGCCCAGGCCTTGGGCGGAACTCACCAGACACAATGCTTGCCTCCCCtcaagaggagggagaggggcccAGCAGCACCGCGGAGAGCAGCGAGCGCTCGGAGCCGGGCCTGCTGATCCCCGAAATGAAGGACACCTCCATGGAGCGCCTGGGGCAGCCCCTGAGCAAGGTTATCGACCAACTCAATGGGCAGCTGGACCCCAGCACCTGGTGCTCCCGTGTTGAGCCTCCAGACCAGTCCTTTCGGACCGGCTCTCCCGGGGATGCCCCGGAGAGGCCGCCACTTTGTGACTTTAGTGAGGGGCTTTCAGCCCCAATGGACTTCTACCGCTTTACCGTCGAGAGTCCAAGCACTGTTACATCAGGTGGCAGCCACCATGACCCTGCAGGGCTTGGCCAACCGCTGCATGTTCCTAGTAGCCCTGAGGTTGCTGGCcaagaagaagagggaggaggaggagagggacagGCGCCTCGGCCCCTAGAGGACACCACAGGGGAGGCTCAGGAGCTGGAGGCCCAGCTATCCCTGGTCAGGGAAGGGCCTGTGTCTGAGCCAGagcctgggacccaggaggctCTCTGCCAGCTCAAGCGAGAGCAGCCCAGCCCGTGTCTGAGCAGCGCTGAGGACTCTGGGGTGGATGAGGGACAGGGGAGCCCCTCAGAGATGCTTCACTCCTCAGAGTTCAG AGTAGACAACAATCACCTGCTCCTGCTAATGATCCACGTGTTCAGAGAAAACGAAGAGCAGCTATTCAAA ATGATCCGGATGAGCACCGGGCACATGGAGGGCAACCTGCAGCTGCTTTATGTGCTGCTCACGGACTGCTATGTCTACCTGCTCCGGAAAG GGGCCACAGAGAAGCCATATCTGGTGGAAGAGGCCGTTTCTTACAATGAACTTGACTATGTGTCG GTCGGCCTGGACCAGCAGACGGTGAAGCTAGTGTGCACTAACCGCAGGAAGCAGTTTCTGCTGGACACAGCTGACGCAGCGCTGGCTGA GTTCTTTTTGGCTTCTTTGAAGTCAGCCATGATCAAAGGCTGTCGAGAACCACCCTACCCCAGCATCCTGACGGATGCCACCATGGAGAAGCTGGCACTAGCCAAATTTGTGGCCCAGGAATCCAAGTGTGAA GCATCTGCTGTCACTGTGCACTTCTATGGGCTTGTGCACTGGGAGGACCCCACCGATGAGTCCCTGGGCCCCACCCCCTGCCACTGCTCACCCCCTGAGGGCACCATCACCAAAGAAGGCATGCTGCACTACAAGGCGGGCACCTCCTACCTGGGCAAGGAACACTGGAAGACATGCTTCGTGGTGCTCAG CAATGGGATCCTCTACCAGTACCCGGACCGCACTGACGTCATCCCTCTGCTCTCGGTGAACATGGG GGGGGAGCAGTGCGGTGGCTGCCGGAGAGCCAACACCACGGATCGGCCCCACGCCTTCCAGGTCATTCTCTCCGACCGGCCCTGCCTGGAGCTGAGTGCCGAGAGTGAGGCCGAGATGGCTGATTGGATGCAGCACCTCTGCCAGGCCGTGTCCAAAGGG GTCATCCCCCAGGGTGTAGCTCCCAGCCCCTGCATCCCCTGCTGCCTGGTCGTCACGGATGACTGCCTCTTCACGTGCCATGAGGATTGCCAGACCAGCTTCTTTCGCTCTTTGGGCACAGCCAAGCTGGGCGATATCAGCACTGTCTCCACTGAGCCGGGCAAGGAGTACTGTGTCTTG GAGTTCTCCCAGGACAACCAGCAGCTCCTCCCACCCTGGGTCATCTACCTGAGCTGCACTTCTGAACTGGACCGATTGCTGTCTGCACTGAACTCTGGGTGGAAAACCATCTACCAG GTGGACCTCCCCCACGCAGCGATCCAGGAGGCCTCCAACAAGAAGAAATTCGAGGATGCCTTGAGCCTCATCCACAGCGCCTGGCAGCGGAGCGACAGCCTCTGCCGAGGCCGAGCCTCCCGGGACCCCTGGTGCTGA
- the PLEKHM2 gene encoding pleckstrin homology domain-containing family M member 2 isoform X1 has translation MEPREVKDRILENISLSVKKLQSYFAACEDETPAIRNHDKVLQRLCEHLDHALLYGLQDLSSGYWVLVVHFTRREAIRQIEVLQHVATNLGRSRAWLYLALNENSLESYLRLFQENLGLLHKYYVKNALVCSHDHLTLFLTLVSGLEFIRFELDLDAPYLDLAPYMPDYYKPQYLLDFEDRLPSSVHGSDSLSLNSFNSVTSTNLEWDDSAIAPSSEDYDFGDVFPAVPSVPSTDWEDGDLTDTVSGPRSTASDLTSSKASTRSPTQRQNPFNEEPAETVSSSDTTPVHTTSQEREEAQALDPPDACTELEVIRVTKKKKIGKKKKSRSDEEASPLHPACSQKKCAKQGDSDSHFGSPGLGRNSPDTMLASPQEEGEGPSSTAESSERSEPGLLIPEMKDTSMERLGQPLSKVIDQLNGQLDPSTWCSRVEPPDQSFRTGSPGDAPERPPLCDFSEGLSAPMDFYRFTVESPSTVTSGGSHHDPAGLGQPLHVPSSPEVAGQEEEGGGGEGQAPRPLEDTTGEAQELEAQLSLVREGPVSEPEPGTQEALCQLKREQPSPCLSSAEDSGVDEGQGSPSEMLHSSEFRVDNNHLLLLMIHVFRENEEQLFKMIRMSTGHMEGNLQLLYVLLTDCYVYLLRKGATEKPYLVEEAVSYNELDYVSVGLDQQTVKLVCTNRRKQFLLDTADAALAEFFLASLKSAMIKGCREPPYPSILTDATMEKLALAKFVAQESKCEASAVTVHFYGLVHWEDPTDESLGPTPCHCSPPEGTITKEGMLHYKAGTSYLGKEHWKTCFVVLSNGILYQYPDRTDVIPLLSVNMGGEQCGGCRRANTTDRPHAFQVILSDRPCLELSAESEAEMADWMQHLCQAVSKGVIPQGVAPSPCIPCCLVVTDDCLFTCHEDCQTSFFRSLGTAKLGDISTVSTEPGKEYCVLEFSQDNQQLLPPWVIYLSCTSELDRLLSALNSGWKTIYQVDLPHAAIQEASNKKKFEDALSLIHSAWQRSDSLCRGRASRDPWC, from the exons ttgcAGAGCTATTTTGCTGCATGTGAGGATGAGACCCCTGCCATCCGGAACCATGACAAGGTCCTGCAACGTCTGTGTGAGCACCTGGACCACGCCCTGCTGTATGG ACTGCAGGACCTCTCCTCTGGCTACTGGGTGCTTGTGGTGCATTTCACTCGAAGAGAGGCTATCAGGCAGATCGAGGTGCTGCAGCATGTGGCCACCAACCTGGGGCGCA GCCGTGCCTGGCTGTATCTGGCCCTCAACGAGAACTCCTTGGAGAGCTACCTGCGCTTGTTCCAGGAGAACCTGGGTCTGCTGCATAAGTACTACGTCAA GAATGCCCTGGTCTGCAGCCACGATCACCTGACCCTCTTCCTGACGTTGGTGTCTGGACTGGAGTTCATTCGTTTCGAGCTGGATCTG GATGCCCCTTACCTAGACCTGGCCCCCTACATGCCCGACTACTACAAACCTCAGTACCTGCTGGACTTTGAAGACCGCCTTCCCAGCTCGGTCCACGGCTCAGACAGTCTGTCCCTCAACTCCTTCAACTCCGTCACCTCCACCAACCTGGAGTGGGATGACAGTGCAATTGCCCCATCTAGCGAGG ATTATGATTTTGGAGATGTGTTTCCAGCAGTGCCGTCTGTACCCAGCACAGACTGGGAAG ATGGAGATCTCACAGACACCGTCAGCGGCCCCCGCTCCACAGCCTCCGACCTGACCAGCAGCAAGGCCTCCACCAGGAGCCCCACCCAGCGCCAGAACCCCTTCAACGAGGAGCCAGCAGAGACCGTGTCCTCCTCTGACACCACCCCCGTGCATACCACCtctcaggagagggaggaggcccAGGCCCTGGACCCACCGGATGCCTGCACAGAGCTCGAGGTCATTAG GGTcaccaagaagaagaaaattggCAAGAAGAAGAAGAGCAGATCAGATGAGGAGGCGAGTCCACTCCACCCTGCCTGCAGCCAGAAGAAATGTGCCAAGCAGGGGGACAGTGATAGCCACTTCGGCAGCCCAGGCCTTGGGCGGAACTCACCAGACACAATGCTTGCCTCCCCtcaagaggagggagaggggcccAGCAGCACCGCGGAGAGCAGCGAGCGCTCGGAGCCGGGCCTGCTGATCCCCGAAATGAAGGACACCTCCATGGAGCGCCTGGGGCAGCCCCTGAGCAAGGTTATCGACCAACTCAATGGGCAGCTGGACCCCAGCACCTGGTGCTCCCGTGTTGAGCCTCCAGACCAGTCCTTTCGGACCGGCTCTCCCGGGGATGCCCCGGAGAGGCCGCCACTTTGTGACTTTAGTGAGGGGCTTTCAGCCCCAATGGACTTCTACCGCTTTACCGTCGAGAGTCCAAGCACTGTTACATCAGGTGGCAGCCACCATGACCCTGCAGGGCTTGGCCAACCGCTGCATGTTCCTAGTAGCCCTGAGGTTGCTGGCcaagaagaagagggaggaggaggagagggacagGCGCCTCGGCCCCTAGAGGACACCACAGGGGAGGCTCAGGAGCTGGAGGCCCAGCTATCCCTGGTCAGGGAAGGGCCTGTGTCTGAGCCAGagcctgggacccaggaggctCTCTGCCAGCTCAAGCGAGAGCAGCCCAGCCCGTGTCTGAGCAGCGCTGAGGACTCTGGGGTGGATGAGGGACAGGGGAGCCCCTCAGAGATGCTTCACTCCTCAGAGTTCAG AGTAGACAACAATCACCTGCTCCTGCTAATGATCCACGTGTTCAGAGAAAACGAAGAGCAGCTATTCAAA ATGATCCGGATGAGCACCGGGCACATGGAGGGCAACCTGCAGCTGCTTTATGTGCTGCTCACGGACTGCTATGTCTACCTGCTCCGGAAAG GGGCCACAGAGAAGCCATATCTGGTGGAAGAGGCCGTTTCTTACAATGAACTTGACTATGTGTCG GTCGGCCTGGACCAGCAGACGGTGAAGCTAGTGTGCACTAACCGCAGGAAGCAGTTTCTGCTGGACACAGCTGACGCAGCGCTGGCTGA GTTCTTTTTGGCTTCTTTGAAGTCAGCCATGATCAAAGGCTGTCGAGAACCACCCTACCCCAGCATCCTGACGGATGCCACCATGGAGAAGCTGGCACTAGCCAAATTTGTGGCCCAGGAATCCAAGTGTGAA GCATCTGCTGTCACTGTGCACTTCTATGGGCTTGTGCACTGGGAGGACCCCACCGATGAGTCCCTGGGCCCCACCCCCTGCCACTGCTCACCCCCTGAGGGCACCATCACCAAAGAAGGCATGCTGCACTACAAGGCGGGCACCTCCTACCTGGGCAAGGAACACTGGAAGACATGCTTCGTGGTGCTCAG CAATGGGATCCTCTACCAGTACCCGGACCGCACTGACGTCATCCCTCTGCTCTCGGTGAACATGGG GGGGGAGCAGTGCGGTGGCTGCCGGAGAGCCAACACCACGGATCGGCCCCACGCCTTCCAGGTCATTCTCTCCGACCGGCCCTGCCTGGAGCTGAGTGCCGAGAGTGAGGCCGAGATGGCTGATTGGATGCAGCACCTCTGCCAGGCCGTGTCCAAAGGG GTCATCCCCCAGGGTGTAGCTCCCAGCCCCTGCATCCCCTGCTGCCTGGTCGTCACGGATGACTGCCTCTTCACGTGCCATGAGGATTGCCAGACCAGCTTCTTTCGCTCTTTGGGCACAGCCAAGCTGGGCGATATCAGCACTGTCTCCACTGAGCCGGGCAAGGAGTACTGTGTCTTG GAGTTCTCCCAGGACAACCAGCAGCTCCTCCCACCCTGGGTCATCTACCTGAGCTGCACTTCTGAACTGGACCGATTGCTGTCTGCACTGAACTCTGGGTGGAAAACCATCTACCAG GTGGACCTCCCCCACGCAGCGATCCAGGAGGCCTCCAACAAGAAGAAATTCGAGGATGCCTTGAGCCTCATCCACAGCGCCTGGCAGCGGAGCGACAGCCTCTGCCGAGGCCGAGCCTCCCGGGACCCCTGGTGCTGA